AAACAATAGAAAAAAACACCAAACTTTTCAAGGTCAACATCAAAAACTTGAAAATCTGCCTATATTAACTTTTAAAATCGGTTCTATTGTTACTATTTTAACATCGGGGTTTTTGGGGATATCCGCTTTAGCCAGTAATCATTTATCTGAAAATAAAAACTCCCCAGTTCATCCGGTTTTGGAGACGTTACAAGCGCAAACAACTCCCGCTTCTGAACCCAATAATCCTAATGTTAATCCTAATATTGAAGTTTTAATTGCAGAAGTCGTTATTAAGGGAATAGAGGATATCCAACTTCAAAAAGAAATTGAACAAATTATTTATACAAAAGCAGGTAAAACCACAACTCGTCAGAAATTACAAGAGGATATTAATCAGATTTTCGCCTTGGGTTGGTTTAGAACTGTACAAGTAATTCCAGAAGATACACCTAAAGGTGTACGAGTTACTTTTGTCGTAGAAGTTAACCCTGTTTTGCGTTCTATTAAGGTGATCGGGAATCAAGTTTTAACGACGGAAATTGTTCAACAGATTTTTCAGCAGCAATTCAATCACCGTATTAATTTAAAACAAATTGAGGCTGGAATTCAAAAAATTAATGCTTGGTATCAAGAGAAAGGTTATGCAATCGCTCAATTTATTACAGCACCCGAAATCAGTACCGATGGAGTTGTAACTTTAACCGTTGCAGAAGGGTTAATTGAAGATATCCAAATTCAGTTTATTGATGCTAATAATCAGGTTAATTCAGCCACGACCTCTATTAACAATTTAGAAGAACAATCTCCCTTTAAAAATGCGATTCAAATTAAAATTGGGGACGCTTTTAATCGAAATATAGCTGAAGCAGAAATCCAGAGGATTTTTGGAATTGGGGGATTTACAGATGTTAAATTAAGCCTTAGTCCAGGGGTGAAAAATCCTAGTTCAGCTATTATTATTTATCAAATTCAATCCCAAACGACCTCTGAACGATTAGAACAAGAAGCTGAAAAATTGGCTAAAGAAAATACTCCCGAATCTCAACAAAAAGCCATTGAAAAATATGAACAAGTTGCTCAAAATTATGCTCAAAAAGGCGATCGCCTTCGCCAAGCCTTAATTCTTCGCAAAATGGCAGATTTAGAAGCACAAACCGTTGAAAAATTAATAGCAGAAAGCCAATCTTTAAATACGTCTCCTTTACTCTCAGCAAAAACGTCTTTAAAAGGGGATAACCGTTTAAACTTAGATTCATCTTCTTCGTTAGGATCATTGCTTCAATCTCAAAATATTACCGCTAACAATTCGGCAAAATCGGCAACGGTGATTCAACTTCCAACCTTAGAAAAAGTTGAACCCGATTTGTTAGGATTAAGTACCTTAATTCCACCCCCACCACCCGATCCGAATACGGAAAAAATCATCAAAGCTCAAACTAAGACCGTTGAAAAACAACAAAAAACCTTAAAGTATTTGAATGAATCATTGAAAGTTTTTCAAGAAGCTGACGATGATTGGGGAGAGATTTTGCAAATTTACCAGATGGGTTATTTACATCGAAAGTGGAAAGAACCAGAACAGGCTATTCAATATTTGAATCAAGCCTTAGAAGGTTCAAAATCCCTAGATTCATCCAAAGCTTATTGGTTAGAAATTGCTGTTCTCAATGAAATAGGATTATCCTTACAGGAGTTAGAAAAATATTCTCAAAGCTTACAAACCTTCAAAAAACTATTATCTAAATTTCAAAAACTTCAGTCCAAAAAGATTGAAATGCCTAAAGGAGAATTGAGTTATCAATTTGAAATTCGAGGTTTAAAAACAAATGAACCTGATATTTTTTATAACTTATACTTAAATTTTAAACATGAATTATCTAATATTCAAGATTCTGACCCGGATCAACGCAAAAAAGTTGAAGCAATTATCCTAGGATCGACTTTAATCCAAATCGGTAAAGCTTATCAGCATTTAGATGATCAACCCGCTAAAATTGCAGTATTTCAAGAATCTCTGGAAATCTTTAAACAGCAATTGCAAATTTTGAAAGAAGCAAATGATCCCTGGTGGTCAGGTATTTTCTTGGGAATGGCTACAATCAGTGCTTTAGAATTAGATAATCCGCAACAATCTTTAACTCAAATTCGAGAAATTGTTGCGCTTAATCAATCTATCAATCAACCTGAAATAGGAGCCGGATTACTATTACTTTGGGTAGGGTTACAAACTTATCATTCACCAGAACCTGAGCAAGTTTTACCAGCTTTAGAAGATGCTATCTCTCTCATTAATCAAGTGCAATTACCCGAATGGAAATCTGGTTTAGAGATTGTTGCAGCTTGGCTTTATATGACCTTAGACGATCCAGTAAAAGCGAAATCTTTGCTGGCTCAAGTTCCATCTTCCCTCGCACAAGTTAAACAACTTGAATTGTCGATTCCACTTCGGTTAGCTTTAGCGGGAGTTTATCAAAAACTAGGAGAAAAACAACAAGCTTTGACGATAATTAGTCCTATTTCTACTCAAATTAATACCCTGAATAAACCTGAAATTTCTAGTTTATTGTTCATGGGTTTGGCTTGGCTTTATGACAGTTTAGATGAACGGAGATTAGCATTAGAAACTTTAAATCAAGCGGTTAACAAAAGTCAACAAGTTCCCCAAGCTGAATTAGCGATCGCTTTATCTTTAGCATCCAGTTGGCTATCGAGTCAATTGGGTAATCTTCAGTTAGCCAATACCACAGCAGAACAAGCTTTTTCTCAGATTAATACCCTCGATCAACCCTTGGTCAAAATTGGTTTATTAACAGGTTGGGCTTGGGTAATGGACAATAATTTTGATGATCAAAAAACGATGACCGCTCTCCGACAAGGGGTTCAAGGGTTACTGAATAAAACTAATCCTTCTCAACCTTCACTAGAGATACAATTGATGGCTTTTGTTCCCGAAATTTTAGTTTTATTAAAACAGCCTAAACTCGCCATCACTTTTTATGAAGAAATTGGCTTATTTCACCAAGAAAAATTGAATAATCTCCCTCAAGCTAACGGATTTTTTGAGAAAATTCCTGATACCTATCGACGCATGGGTAAACCTCAATTAGCCATTGAAAAATATCAAACTGTAACAGCAACTTATCAACAATTGGGGAATATTCAGGAGGCGACTCGTGCTTTATTAAAGTTAGGTCAATCTTATCAAGAAATTGGGGAATATCAACAAGCAATTGATAGTTTTAATCAAGCGGGAGAACTGTTACAAAACTCTCCCTATAAACAACAAGCTCCCTTAGCTTATCAAGAAATTGGTCGATTTTATGGCAGTTTAGGTGATCCCCAACAAGCTCAATTTTATTACAAACGAGCCAAAGAACTGGCCCAACAAATCGGGGACACCGCGCAAGTGGTGGATATTTTAGTCGATATCGGGGACTGGTATCGTCGTTGGGGCGAAGCACAACCCGCCTTAGATGCTTATCAGCAAGCCCTAGAACAGTTATCTTATTTATCTGAGTCAAATCGTCTATTATTACCCCGATGGGAAGAAACTTTACAAGCCGCCATATCTCAAGGTGAATGGACAAAACTGCAAGCATTAATCATCAATTCTCAACCCCAGGCGGTGATTCAAGCCAAGATGAGTTTGGCTTATTCGGATTTAGGAAAAAAACCAGAAGCGATCGCAGCCTTTCAACAAGCTGTTACCCTCGCCCAATCTGCTGATTTAGGGGTGAAGCGCCAAATGTTTATCCAAGGAGCTATCCTTTATGAAGCTTTGGAGGAACCCCAACAGGCGATTTACTTTCTAAAACAAGCTCAAGTTGATTCTCAAGCCTTTCTTAGCACCGTAGACGATTCTCCTCAAGATGCCACGATTCTCACTTTTTTAGGAAAACTCAACGCTCAGATGGGCCAAACGCAAGAAGCATTAGAATATTATAATCAAGCCTTGGAGTTAGCAAAAGACATGGGAAATCCGGCCTTAGAGTCGGATGCGTTATACAGAATTGCAGAAGTAGAACATAACGCTAAGGATTTTTTATCGGCTCAAAAACACCTAGAAGCCGCCTTAAAAATTGTCGAAGCCTTACGAACTGAAATTGCAGATTTAGGGCTACGAGCGTCTTATTTTGCAACAGTACAGGATTACTATGATCTGTATATTGATGTGTTAATGCAACAGCATCAAATGAATCCGACTCAAGGTTATGATGCTCAAGCTTTATATGCTTCTGAACGCGCTAAAGCCCGAACCTTGTTAGAATTATTAGCATTAGCAAATACCGATATTCGTCAGGGAGCAGACCCACAACTGTTAGCAAAAGAACGAAGTCTACAACATCAATTTCAGAGTTTAGAAGAACATCGCCTGAATTTATTAGCAGAAAAGGCCCCTTCCGAACAAATTCAAGCCTTAGAACAGCGACAACAAGAACTATTACAACAGTATCGTGATTTGCGAACTAAATTACAAACAACTCCCAACCGTTATGCTAACTTAACTCAACCTCAACCCTTAACATTAAAAGAAATTCAGCAACAAGTTTTAGATGAGCAAACCATCTTATTACAATATGCGTTAGGAAAAGAAAGGAGTTATGTTTGGGCAGTGACTAAAACCCAGATTAGTAGTTATCAATTGCCCGGACGGGAAGAGATTGAAACTTTAGCCAAAGAAATGAGAGAAACGTTAACATCGCCACGAGAACGAACTCGTCTCAATAATTTAGCAACCGTAGGCAATCGTTTAACCGCCATGATTTTAAACCCGGTTGCGAGTCAATTGCAAAATAAACGGTTACTGATTGTGGGGGATGGAATTTTACATTATGTTCCTTTTTCAGCCTTACCCATTCCTCAATTATCGGGTTTAGAAACAGACTATCAACCCCTTATTCTTCAACATGAAATTGTTAATTTGCCTTCAGTTTCTACATTAGCGGCATTGCGTCAAGAAACCGCAACTCGTCCCTTAGCTACAAAAACCGTTGCTATTTTAGCTGATCCCGTTTTTAGTCCAGACGATGAACGAGTTCAATCTAAAGGGACTCAGCCCTCTGGGGAACCTCCACTGGAAGCGGTGAACCTCCTGACTCGTGCAGCTAGAGAGGTTGGCATTAGTTGGCAACGTTTAATGGCCACTCGCCGGGAAGCAGAAACCATTATGGGTTTAGTCAGTGAGACTCAACGAAGTCAGGTTTTGGATTTCCAGGCTAACCGAGAACAGGCAACCAGTTCCCAACTGGCTAATTATCGCATTATCCATTGGGCGACTCACGGGTTTGTTAATAGTCGTAACCCAGAATTATCTGGGATGGTGATGTCTTTAGTCGATGAACAGGGTAATTGGCAAAATGGTTATCTACGTTTAAATGATATTTATAATCTCAATTTACCGTCGGAATTAGTAGTGTTAAGTGCTTGTCAAACAGGTTTAGGTAAAAATATTCGTGGCGAAGGATTAGTCGGTTTAACACGGGGGTTTATGTATGCGGGAACCCCTCGCGTTGTTGCCTCTCTGTGGTATGTAGATGATGTAGCTACCGCAGAATTGATGTCGAAATTTTATCCAGCAATGTTATCTCAAGGGTTAACTCCCAGTGCCGCCTTGCGGGCAGCACAATTGCAAATGTGGCAAAATCCAGAATGGCAATCGCCTTATTATTGGGCTGCTTTTAGCTTACAGGGAGAATGGAAACCTTCTCAACAGCTTTAATGTTTAATATTAAGAAAAACATTAGAGCTTTTCTGGCTTAAGTCGGTTCAAACCGCTTTCTCCGAGTGCTGAATTTTTTTTGACCTGCAACAATTACAATATTTACCGCCATGAACCATTGACGATAAAAAACATTGAAAGATGAAACTGATCTTATTAATATTAGGTTTGAGTTCCTTGATTAATCGTTTACTCAAATATTCCCAGGTTCCTACCCTGGGAATAAGAGAAACCTAGAAACGATAGAGATATAATTACTTACCTGGTTTTTTAGTTTTTTTCAAATAAGATTTAGCCCAAGCATAACGATTAGGATCTTTTTTCAGTAGATATTCCACAACTTTTTGTCGTTTATTTTCATCCTTAGCATTTTTAACGATTTGCTTCATTTCCGCATCCTGATCTTTCGGTGAAGCCCCTCGCTTAATGGCTTCTTCAAACCAATGTTCACCCACCAAAAATTCCCCTCGCTCAAAACAAATTGCACCCATTAAAGTGTAAGGATGATGACTATTGGGTTGATAATCAATTGCTTTTCTCGCACAAGTTTCAGCCTTTTCTAGTTTGGAAATATCACGAAAAGCACCGCCTCTTGTTGTTAATAAAGCTGATTTTAGTTTGTTTTCTTTAATTGCATTAAAATTTATATTTTCTGTTAATTTTAATGCTCGTTGTGGTTCATTCGCTTTACGCCAATGGCTACTAGCATTAGGCAATTTCCATTGATTTCCTGTCTTTTGGTACTCTTGTTCATAGAAAGTTGCTTCAATTGTATGGTAAGCAATAAAAATTTTATTACTATAATTTCTATTATGGATATTATAGCTACTATAAAAAGTATAATCACTATAATATGAATTATAGAAAAGCTTATTTTCTATCAGCCAAGCCACCTCAATTTCCTCAAGTCGATTTCCTTTTTCTAGTTTTTGCAAAATCGGGTATAAGCCTGTAGAAACTCCTCGATCTGTATAGCCTGAAACATCATACTTAGACTTGAGAGTTGCAAAGTGTTCTTCTTTAGCAAAAACAATAATATCTTCGCGTCCATTCTGTTGAAGCCAATCAATATCATCCTGACTTAATTCCTCGCCTTTTTTGACAGTAGACTTTAAATAATTAGCATATTTTTCAATAGCAATAAGAATAATATTTTCACGTCCATTCTGTTGAAGCCAATCAATATCAGCCTGACTTAATTCCTCACCTGTTTTGAGAGTAGACTTTAAATAATCAGCATATTGTTCAATCGCGATCGCAATTGTATCCATGAGTTTACGCTTTTTAAGAAAGTTGATATCCTGGTCAATTAGCTTAATATTTGCATCAACTTTTTTCAGAACTTTATACAAGTGACTAGAGGGTAAACTATCCTGAGAACTGGTTGCTTTATACTTAATTTTTAGTTCATTAAACTCTTCTTTTTTTTCATTTTCTAAAACAATACTAAGAGTTTCATTGAGTTGATTATCTTCTAAAAATTTTTTATCTAAAGCGGTTAATTTTTGGTTAGCGTCAAGAGATTTTAGAATTGGATACAGGGGGCTAAAAACGGATAAATCTAAGTATGCTGTCGATTTATACTTTTCTTTAAGTTGTGCAAATTCAGCTTGTTTTATTGCTTGTTTTTGATCAACAATTGCTGAAATTTCTAACAATTTTTGTTGTTGGATAAATTCAACATCTTTCTCATTTAAGTCTGCTTCGGATTCTAATTTTTTTAAAATTGAATACAACGGGGAATCGTCAGGTAAATAACCATCAAATTGATCTACTTTATACTTAATTCTTAGCTGTTTAAATTCTTTGATTTGTAAAGCTTGATCAGCAACATATTTAAGAGAACTTTTTATCAGAAAATCAATTTCTGAATCTGTGATTTCATGTTCTGAATCTAGCTTCCAAAGAATAGAACAAACAGGAGTATAATTCTTCGCTCTATGGGTGACATTATACTTTACCCTTAACTGATCAAATTCTCCATCTAATTGACAGATAGCTTGTGCTTTATCCTCTTGTTCTTTTTTAATGGTTGTAATCGTTTCTAATAGTTGGTTGTCGAGTAACCAATTCCATTCTATGTCATTGATATCCATTCCTAAATCGGCTTTTCGCAAGATCAAATACAAAAGACTAGAGAGGGATGAATTTTCATAGTCAGTTGCTTGATACTTGGATTTGAGGGTTACAAAATGTTCGAGGGAAAATTGCGAATGGTGGTTTATCATAGAATTTGAATCAATTTTATATCAGCTTACTACTTTATATCAGTTTACTACACAGCCTGCTCCCAGAATTTCGCAAACGACCGAGGTATTTTTTTCCTAGTTCCCCTGGTTCTACCAGGGAACATCTGCTAGAGGCTCTGCCTCTTAGAAATGAGGTGGCAGAGCCACCTTATAGGATTTCTAGGTAGAACCTAGAAACGAGAGAAAATCATGTTCTTCACACACTGACAAGCTGCTATCCTAAACAATAGCCAAAAATTCTATTGTCCCTATGTGGCGCATCTCTATCCCCAGAGAAATTTCAATTCTGTCCTCTAAAATTTTATCACCCACGACCCCTAAACGTTATGCCATTATTGAAGCCTGTTTAATTGGCTTGGTGTCGGGTTTAGCCGCATTTTTATTAAAAGAAGGTGCAGGATGGTTAGGGTCTTGGCGAATTTCCGAATCCTTAAATGCTGCGGTTCCCGCTTGGATTTTTCTTCCGGGTGTGGGATTAATTGGTGGTTTATTAACAGGTTTGTTAGTCGAAAGATTAGCGCCAGAAACCGCCGGAAGTGGAATTCCACAAGTTAAAGCTGCGTTAGCTGGAGAACCGATTTCCCTTGACTTTCGAGTCGCATTTGCTAAACTCATCGGTACGATGTTTACGATGGGTTCTGGATTAATTTTAGGACGTCAAGGGCCGACGGTACAAATCGGTGCCGCCTTAGCCGCTTGGATTAGTCGTTGGGTTCCGACTTCTCCCAATTATCGCCGCCAATTAATTGCTTGTGGTGCCGCTGCTGGGTTAGCCGCCGGATTTAATGCACCCATCGCGGGGGTGTTATTTGTAGTCGAAGAACTGCTGCATGATGTGTCAGGAATTACCCTTGGCCCTGCGATTATTGCCTCTTTTATTGGGGCGGTAGTTTCCCGTTTATTAGGAGGTCAAGAATTTAGTGATAGCCTAACAAAAACAATTATATTAGAAACGGTACAGGATCGATTAGTTTATGCCAGAGAAATTCCGTTATTTATTGTATTAGGAATTCTAGCGGGAGTTTTAGGAACCCTCTTTAGTCGCAGTATTATTGCGGGTTCAAAATTTAATCGCCGGGTGTTACGATGGGGATTACCTCAACGCATGGCGGTTGCAGGTTTATTATCAGGTTTAGTGGTATCTTTATTGCCTCTTTCCTTTAGAAATAATACCGGAATTCGAGAATTAATTTTAAGTGGAGAATTGCCCTGGCAAACCAGTGCTTTAGCGTTTACGGCTCATTTTATATTAACAGCAATTGCAGCCAGTTCCGGCGCACCAGGAGGATTATTTGCTCCCTCTTTAGTATTAGGTTCGGCGTTAGGACATTTAGTGGGAAGTTGGGAATCAGAATTCATGTTAGGCATTGACCAACCCACAATTTTTGCTTTTGCAGGAATGGGGGCGTTTTTCTGTGCAGTGGCGCGAACACCGATGACGGCGGTTGTAATTGTGTTTGAAATTACAACGGATTTTGGGTTAGTTTTACCGTTAATGATTTCTTCCATTGTAGCTTATTTAATTTCTGAAAAACTTGATCCTGAATCTCTCTATGATCAGTTATTAAAATTGAGTGGAATTGAACTTAAACCCGACAAACCTATTGATGGAGTATTAGAGAAATTACGGGCTTCTGATGTCATGCAACGCAATGTCGAAACCCTGTCGGGTCATTTAACCTTAAAACAA
This genomic stretch from Planktothrix sp. FACHB-1365 harbors:
- a CDS encoding CHAT domain-containing protein, which gives rise to MMQNNRKKHQTFQGQHQKLENLPILTFKIGSIVTILTSGFLGISALASNHLSENKNSPVHPVLETLQAQTTPASEPNNPNVNPNIEVLIAEVVIKGIEDIQLQKEIEQIIYTKAGKTTTRQKLQEDINQIFALGWFRTVQVIPEDTPKGVRVTFVVEVNPVLRSIKVIGNQVLTTEIVQQIFQQQFNHRINLKQIEAGIQKINAWYQEKGYAIAQFITAPEISTDGVVTLTVAEGLIEDIQIQFIDANNQVNSATTSINNLEEQSPFKNAIQIKIGDAFNRNIAEAEIQRIFGIGGFTDVKLSLSPGVKNPSSAIIIYQIQSQTTSERLEQEAEKLAKENTPESQQKAIEKYEQVAQNYAQKGDRLRQALILRKMADLEAQTVEKLIAESQSLNTSPLLSAKTSLKGDNRLNLDSSSSLGSLLQSQNITANNSAKSATVIQLPTLEKVEPDLLGLSTLIPPPPPDPNTEKIIKAQTKTVEKQQKTLKYLNESLKVFQEADDDWGEILQIYQMGYLHRKWKEPEQAIQYLNQALEGSKSLDSSKAYWLEIAVLNEIGLSLQELEKYSQSLQTFKKLLSKFQKLQSKKIEMPKGELSYQFEIRGLKTNEPDIFYNLYLNFKHELSNIQDSDPDQRKKVEAIILGSTLIQIGKAYQHLDDQPAKIAVFQESLEIFKQQLQILKEANDPWWSGIFLGMATISALELDNPQQSLTQIREIVALNQSINQPEIGAGLLLLWVGLQTYHSPEPEQVLPALEDAISLINQVQLPEWKSGLEIVAAWLYMTLDDPVKAKSLLAQVPSSLAQVKQLELSIPLRLALAGVYQKLGEKQQALTIISPISTQINTLNKPEISSLLFMGLAWLYDSLDERRLALETLNQAVNKSQQVPQAELAIALSLASSWLSSQLGNLQLANTTAEQAFSQINTLDQPLVKIGLLTGWAWVMDNNFDDQKTMTALRQGVQGLLNKTNPSQPSLEIQLMAFVPEILVLLKQPKLAITFYEEIGLFHQEKLNNLPQANGFFEKIPDTYRRMGKPQLAIEKYQTVTATYQQLGNIQEATRALLKLGQSYQEIGEYQQAIDSFNQAGELLQNSPYKQQAPLAYQEIGRFYGSLGDPQQAQFYYKRAKELAQQIGDTAQVVDILVDIGDWYRRWGEAQPALDAYQQALEQLSYLSESNRLLLPRWEETLQAAISQGEWTKLQALIINSQPQAVIQAKMSLAYSDLGKKPEAIAAFQQAVTLAQSADLGVKRQMFIQGAILYEALEEPQQAIYFLKQAQVDSQAFLSTVDDSPQDATILTFLGKLNAQMGQTQEALEYYNQALELAKDMGNPALESDALYRIAEVEHNAKDFLSAQKHLEAALKIVEALRTEIADLGLRASYFATVQDYYDLYIDVLMQQHQMNPTQGYDAQALYASERAKARTLLELLALANTDIRQGADPQLLAKERSLQHQFQSLEEHRLNLLAEKAPSEQIQALEQRQQELLQQYRDLRTKLQTTPNRYANLTQPQPLTLKEIQQQVLDEQTILLQYALGKERSYVWAVTKTQISSYQLPGREEIETLAKEMRETLTSPRERTRLNNLATVGNRLTAMILNPVASQLQNKRLLIVGDGILHYVPFSALPIPQLSGLETDYQPLILQHEIVNLPSVSTLAALRQETATRPLATKTVAILADPVFSPDDERVQSKGTQPSGEPPLEAVNLLTRAAREVGISWQRLMATRREAETIMGLVSETQRSQVLDFQANREQATSSQLANYRIIHWATHGFVNSRNPELSGMVMSLVDEQGNWQNGYLRLNDIYNLNLPSELVVLSACQTGLGKNIRGEGLVGLTRGFMYAGTPRVVASLWYVDDVATAELMSKFYPAMLSQGLTPSAALRAAQLQMWQNPEWQSPYYWAAFSLQGEWKPSQQL
- a CDS encoding chloride channel protein, with product MWRISIPREISILSSKILSPTTPKRYAIIEACLIGLVSGLAAFLLKEGAGWLGSWRISESLNAAVPAWIFLPGVGLIGGLLTGLLVERLAPETAGSGIPQVKAALAGEPISLDFRVAFAKLIGTMFTMGSGLILGRQGPTVQIGAALAAWISRWVPTSPNYRRQLIACGAAAGLAAGFNAPIAGVLFVVEELLHDVSGITLGPAIIASFIGAVVSRLLGGQEFSDSLTKTIILETVQDRLVYAREIPLFIVLGILAGVLGTLFSRSIIAGSKFNRRVLRWGLPQRMAVAGLLSGLVVSLLPLSFRNNTGIRELILSGELPWQTSALAFTAHFILTAIAASSGAPGGLFAPSLVLGSALGHLVGSWESEFMLGIDQPTIFAFAGMGAFFCAVARTPMTAVVIVFEITTDFGLVLPLMISSIVAYLISEKLDPESLYDQLLKLSGIELKPDKPIDGVLEKLRASDVMQRNVETLSGHLTLKQVIEAFATSHHRGFPVVENGKLVGIITQTDLTQISSRQFPDHTPIDQLMTTQPITVGPDDNLTHVLYLLGHYKLSRLPVVEHHHLVGIITRSDIIRAELGQISGETTQVGRHYEPSYIAYQTRGPQTGNGRLLVSLYNPQTAPTLLKIAIAIAQERNYELECLTVITIPYSQSPSETPVRLTKSRRLLQQAERLGQHLQISVHTQIRVAHDVAQAILETTQKEHIDLLLMGWHGEKSAPDRIFGNVMDTVIRQIPCQIMLVKWAQNLISHENQMDGNSDIAACPILGLHRWLVPVRDTLEHSVSVQLLPALIKLSLSPQVRLCRVVKTGISEQEIKDFKQASEYLSDRLNTEVIFNSVCSNSVSEAVIDLANKDQCDVILLGASREGMLRQVIQGNIPEAIAKNCHCTVILVRPALKK